The genomic DNA GCTCGGCGCGACCGCGCGCGCGGCCGAGCCGTTCGTCCGCCAGTGCTTCATCGGCCGCAACACGCGCAAGGCGCGCGACGAGCAGACGTTCGAGCGCAAGCTGTTCATCATCCGCAAGCGCGCCCTCACCGAGATCCGCAACTCCGGCGAGCGCGGCACGCAGTGGTGGTATGTGCCGAGCATTTCGTGCCGCACGATCGTTTACAAGGGCATGCTCATGCCGGGGCAGGTGGACCATTATTATCCCGACCTGCGCGACCCGGACATGGAGACGGCGCTGGCGCTGGTGCACTCGCGCTTCTCGACGAACACCTTCCCGAGCTGGGAGCGCGCGCACCCGTATCGCTACCTCGCGCACAACGGCGAGATCAACACGCTCCGCGGCAACATCAACTGGATGCACGCGCGCCAGGCGATGTTCGAGTCGGACGTCTTCGGCAAGGACATCAACAAGATCTTCCCCATCATCAACCCGAACGGCTCGGACTCCTCGATGTTCGACAACTGCCTCGAACTGCTCGTGCTCGCCGGCCGCCCGCTGCCGCACGCAATGATGATGATGATCCCCGAGCCGTGGACGAACCACGAGTCCATGAGCGACGAGCGCAAGGCGTTTTACGAATACCACTCGTGCCTGATGGAGCCGTGGGATGGTCCGGCCTCGATTGCGTTCACCGACGGCGTTCAAATCGGCGCGTGCCTTGACCGCAACGGGCTGCGGCCTTCGCGCTACTACGTCACCAAGGACGACCTCGTGGTGATGGCGAGCGAAGTCGGCGTGCTCGACATCGCGCCGGAGCGCGTGTTGCAAAAGGGCCGCCTCCAGCCCGGCCGCATGTTTCTTGTGGACACCGCGCAGGGCCGCATCATCGCCGACGAGGAGATCAAGGACTCCATCGCCAAGGCGCAGCCGTATCGCCAGTGGATCAACGAGAACATGGTCGAGCTCGACAAGCTGCCCGACGCGCCGCACGTGCCCGAGCCCGACCACAACACGGTGCTGCACCGGCAGATGGCGTTCGGCTACACGTTCGAGGACTTGCGGCTGCTGATGGTCCCGATGGCGCGCGACGGCGTGGAGGCCGTCGGCTCGATGGGCACGGACACCCCGCTCGCGGTGCTCTCGCAGAAGCCGCAGTTGCTCTACACTTATTTCAAGCAGCTCTTCGCGCAGGTCACCAACCCGCCGATTGACTGCATCCGCGAGGAAATTGTCACCTCGACCGAGACGACCATCGGCTCCGAGCGCAGCCTGCTCAAGCCCGAGGCCGAGAGCTGCCGGCTCATCGAGCTCAAGCAGCCCATCCTCAGCAACGAGGAGTTTGCGAAGCTCAAGCACCTCAACCATCCGCACTTCAAGTCCGCCACGCTGCCGATCCTCTTCAAGGCGGGCGAGGGACCCGGCGGCTTGGAGAAGGCGATGGACGACTTGTGCGAGGCCGCGACGAAGGCCATCAAGGACGGCGCGAACGTGCTCATCCTCTCCGACCGCGGCGTGAACAAGGACAACGCGCCCATCCCCGCGCTGCTCGCGGTCGCCGGCGTGCATCATCATCTCATCCGCGAGGGCACGCGCACGCGCACCGGACTCGTGCTCGAATCCGGCGAGCCGCGCGAGGTGCACCACTACTCGCTGCTCATCGGCTACGGCTGCGGCGCGATCAATCCGTATCTCGCTTACGAGACGCTCGACGACCTCATCCAGCAGGGCTTGCTCACCGGCATCAATCACAAGACCGCGGTGAAGAACTACACGAAGGCGGCCGTGAAAGGCGTCGTGAAGGTGACGTCCAAGATGGGCATCAGCACCATCCAGAGTTACCGCGGCGCGCAGATCTTCGAGGCCATCGGCCTCAACGACGCGGTCATAGACAAGTATTTCACCTGGACGCCCTCGCGCGTCGGCGGCATCGGCATCGAAGCCATCGGCAGGGAAGTGCTCACGCGGCACGAGCACGCGTTCCCCGACCGCCCGGCGAACGGGCACGCGCTCGACGTGGGCGGCCAGTATCAGTGGCGCGCGGACGGCGAGCTGCACCTCTTCAATCCGCAGACCGTCCACAAGCTGCAGAAGGCCGTTCGCAACAACGATTACAAGACCTTCAAGGAATACTCCGCGCTCGTGAACTCGCAGATGCGCGACCTCTACACGCTGCGCGGGCTGCTGGAGTTCAAGCCGGCGACGGCCATCCCGATCGGGCTGGTCGAGCCCGTCGAGAGCATCATGCGGCGCTTCAAGTCGGGCGCGATGAGCTACGGCTCCATCAGCGGCGAGGCGCACGAGACCCTCGCCATCGCGATGAACCGCATCGGCGGCAAATCCAACACCGGCGAAGGCGGCGAGGATCCCGCGCGCTACGCGTGGACCAACGACCGCGGCGACTCGAAGAATTCCGCGATCAAGCAGGTCGCGAGCGGGCGCTTCGGCGTCACGAGCCTTTACCTCACGCACGCGAAGGAACTGCAAATCAAGATGGCGCAGGGCGCGAAGCCCGGCGAAGGCGGCCAGCTTCCCGGCGGCAAGGTGTATCCGTGGATCGCGCGCGTCCGCCACTCGACACCCGGGGTCGGACTCATTTCACCGCCGCCGCATCACGACATCTATTCCATCGAGGACCTCGCGGAACTCATCCACGACCTCAAGAACTCGAACCGCGAGGCGCGCATCAGCGTCAAGCTCGTCGCCGAAGTCGGCGTGGGCACCGTCGCCGCGGGCGTCGCGAAGGCGCACGCGGATGTCGTGCTCATCAGCGGTTACGACGGCGGCACGGGCGCATCGCCGCAGACGAGCATCAAGCACGCGGGCATTCCGTGGGAACTCGGCCTCGCCGAGACGCACCAGACGCTCGTGCTGAACAACCTGCGCGCGCGCATCGCGGTCGAGACCGATGGCCAGCTCAAGACCGGTCGCGACGTCATCCTCGCCGCGCTGCTTGGCGCGGAGGAGTTCGGCTTCGCCACCGGCCCGCTCGTCGCCATGGGCTGCATCATGATGCGCGTCTGCCATCTGAACACCTGCCCGGTCGGCGTGGCCACGCAGGATCCGCGGTTGCGCGGCCTCTTCCCCGGCAAGCCCGAGGACGTGGTGAATTTCATGACCTTCATCGCGCAGGAAGTCCGCGAGCTGATGGCGCAGCTCGGCTTCCGCACGATCAACGAGATGATCGGTCGCGTGGACGTGCTCGAGCCGCGCAAGGCCGTCGAGCATTGGAAGGCGCGCGGGCTGGACTTCAGCAACATCCTGCACTCACCCGACGTGCATCTCAGCGTCGGGCGCTACTGCCAGGTGCCGCAGGAACACGGCCTCGAGAAGTCTCTCGACATGACGATCCTACTCGACCTGTGCAAGCCCGCGATTGAGAAGCGGGAAAAGGTGGTGGTGCAGTTGCCGATTCGGAACACGAATCGCGTCGTCGGCACGATCCTCGGCAACGAAATCACCAAGCGCCACGGCGCGGGGGGTTTGCCCGAGGACACCATTCAGCTTCACTTCAAGGGGTCGGCGGGACAGAGCCTCGCCGCGTTCGTGCCGGGCGGTGTCACCATCCGCCTCGAAGGCGACGCCAACGATTATTGCGGCAAGGGACTGAGCGGCGGCCGGCTCATCATCTATCCGCCCGGCGGCTCCACGTTCCGCGCGGAGCACAACATCATCGTCGGCAATGTGGCGCTCTATGGCGCGACGGGCGGCGAGGCGTTCATCCGCGGCATGGCGGGCGAGCGCTTCGGTGTGCGCAACTCCGGCGTGTGCACGGTCGTCGAGGCCGTCGGCGACCACGGCTGCGAATACATGACCGGCGGCACCGTGGTCGTGCTCGGCAGGACGGGCCGCAACTTCGCGGCGGGCATGAGCGGCGGCGTCGCCTACGTGCTTGATGAGGACGGCGACTTCGCCCGGCGCTGCAACATGCAGATGGTCGGCTTGGAGCGCATCGAGGGCCGCGACGAGTCGAACGCGGTGCGCGACTTGATCGAGCGGCACGTGATCTACACCGGCAGCGAGCGCGGCCGCAACGTGCTTGCGATGTGGCAGGCCATCGTGCCGAAGTTCGTGAAGGTGATGCCCAAGGACTACAAGCGCGTGCTGGCTTCGCTGAAGAAGGCCGAGGCGGCGGGACTCACCGGCGACGACGCCCTCACCGCCGCGTTCGAGGAGAACTCGAAGGACGCCGCGCGCGTGGGCGGCGGTTGATGCGATGACCTTCTGGCCGACCGTCAACCGAGCGGAAACCCCCGCACCGATTCTCAACCACTGACATGGGCAAACCCACCGGATTCCTTGAATTCACGCGGCAGCTTCCCGCCGACCGCGAACCGCTCGTGCGCACCGCCGACTGGCGCGAGTTTCACGACCCCATGCCGGAGCCCAAGCTCCGCGAGCAGGGCGCGCGCTGCATGGATTGCGGCGTGCCCTTCTGCCACACCGGCCAGCTCCTCAGCGGCATGGCCAGCGGCTGCCCCATCAACAACCTCATCCCGGAGTGGAACGACCTCATCTATCGCGGCCTCTGGCAGGAGGCCCTCGAACGCCTGCACAAGACAAACAACTTCCCCGAGTTCACCGGCCGCGTCTGCCCCGCGCCGTGCGAAGGCTCCTGCGTGCTCGGCCTCAGCGCGCCGCCCGTCACGATCAAGAACATCGAGAATGCAATCATTGACCGCGGCTGGGACGAAGGCTGGGTCAAACCCGAGCCGCCCGCCACGCGCACCGGCAAGAAAGTCGCCGTCGTCGGCTCGGGTCCCGCCGGCCTCAGCGCCGCCGCGCAACTCAACCGCGTCGGCCACCGCGTGCTCGTCTTCGAGCGCGCCGACCGCCCCGGCGGCCTGCTCATGTATGGCATCCCCAACATGAAACTCGACAAGAACGAGGTCGTGCTGCGCCGCCTCAAGCTGATGGAGGAGGAGGGCATCAAGTTCGTCTGCAACTGCGAAGTCGGCAAAGACCTCACCACCAAGCAGCTCATGGAGGAGTTCGACGCCGTCGTGCTCGCCACCGGCGCGACCAAGCCGCGCGACCTGCCGATCGAGGGCCGCCAGCTCAAGGGCGTCCACTTCGCGATGGAGTTCCTGCACAACAACACCAAGGCGCTTCTCGACCAGCACAAGAACGGCAGCTTCATCACGGCCGGGGGCAAGGACGTCGTCGTCATCGGCGGCGGCGACACCGGCACCGACTGCGTCGGCACCGCGATGCGGCACGGATGCAAGAGCCTTGTGCAGGTGGAAATTCTTCCCAAGCCGCCGCTGGACCGTGCCAAAGACAACCCCTGGCCTGAATGGCCCAGGACCTACAAGCTCGACTACGGGCAGGAGGAAGCTGCGGCGAAGTTTGGCGCCGATCCGCGCGTGTATCTCACCACGGCGACGAAGTTCGAGGGCGACGAGAACGGTCAGGTCAAAGCCGTTCACCTCATCAACGTCGAGTGGTCCCGCAACGAGAAAGGGCAGTTCATCCCGAAGAACATCCCGGGCACTGAACGCGTCCTTCCCGCGCAACTCGTCCTGCTGGCGATGGGCTTCCTCGGACCCGAGCAGCCGCTCCTCGAAGCCCTCGGCGTCGAGCGCGACCCGCGTTCCAACGTGAAGGCCGACCACGGCAAATTCCAGACCAGCCTGCCGAACGTCTTCGCCGCGGGCGACTGCCGTCGCGGCCAGAGCCTCGTCGTCTGGGCCTTCAACGAAGGCCGCGGCGCCGCGCGCGAGTGCGACCGCTACCTGATGGGCGCGACGAACCTGCCCTGAGCAAACCCCTCGTGCAGGCGGGGTGGACGCGCCATCCGGGTGAATCAAGCGGGTCTGGTTGCCGGCCCCCCGCAACTCATTCGCAGGATCCGGCAAGTCCCTGCCGCGATGGAAGCAGCGCCTGGCGCCGTTCGCGCTCGCCCGGATTGCAAGAACGCCCTCGTATCCGCGCTCGTTTGGTGAGTAGCGGGTGACAAGGCTGCGGAGCTGGGCTTCCGCCGATCGTTGTGGCATCGCGGACTGGGTGGCAACCACGGATTGCTCATGGTTCGAAGGTCCGCCCGACTCGGCGCTACACCGTCATGATCTCCTTTTCCTTGTGTGCAAGGTGATCGTCTATCTTCTTGATGTATTGGTCGGTGAGCTTCTGCACTTCCTCCTCGCCGCCCTTGATGTCGTCCTCGGAGATGTGGCCGTCCTTCTTGAGCTTCTTCAGAGCCTCAATGGCTTGACGGCGTTCGTTTCGGATGGCGATGCGGTTGTCCTCGGCCATTTTCTTGCCGACCTTGACGAGTTCCTGCCGGCGCTCGGTGCTGAGCTCGGGGAGGAAGAGCCGGATCACGCGTCCCTGCACGGATGGGTTCAGCCCGATGTTGGCGGCTTGGATGGCCTTCTCGATGGCCTTTGCGTTGCCGGCGTCGAAGGGCTGCACCACGAGCGCGCGCGGTTCGGGCGTGCTGATGGAGGCCAGTTCGCGCAGTCGCATCGTCGCGCCGTAGGCCTCGACCTGGATGTTCTCGATGAGCGCGGGTGAAGCCTTGCCCGTGCGCAGCGCGGAGAACTCGCTCACCACGTGCTGCTCGGTCTTGATCATCTTCTCCTCGGTCTCCAGCAGGATGTCGTCCACGGTCATAAGCCTGTCGTCGGTTTTGGGTTTCGGGCCTCGAGTTTCGGGTTCGGCGTGCCGGCGTTCAACTTCAAACCTGAGACTCCCGCCATGCGTGTCAGTGGACGAGGGTTCCGACCTTTTCGCCGAGGATCACGCGCCGGATGTTGTGCGGCTTGAACAGGTCGAACACGATGATCGGCGTCTTGTTGTCCATGCAGAGCGAGAACGCCGTCGAGTCCATGACCTTCAACTGGCGCTGCAGCGCGTCCAGATACTTGATCTCGGCGAACTTCTTCGCCCGCGGGTTTTTCTTCGGGTCGCTGTCGTAAATGCCGTCCACTTTCGTCGCCTTGAGGATGACCTCGGCGCCGATCTCGTTCGCGCGAAGGGCGGCGGCGGTGTCGGTGCTGAAAAACGGGTTGCCCGTGCCGCCGGCGAAGATGACCACGCGGCCCTTCTCGAGGTGCCGCACCGCGCGCCGGCGGATGAACGTCTCGGCAATCTGCGCCATCGCGATGGCGGTTTGGACGCGCGTGGCCACGCCGGCCTTTTCGAGCGCGTCCTGCAAGGCCAGCGCGTTGATGACCGTCGCGAGCATGCCCATGTAGTCGCCGGTGGCGCGGTCGATGCCGCGTTCCTCGCCCTGGATGCCGCGGTAGATGTTGCCGCCGCCGACGACGATCACGAGCTGGACGCCGAGCGCGCGAATCTCGGCGATCTGCTTCGCCATGTCGCGGACGACCTCGGGGCAGATGCCCGAGCCCGCCTCGCCCCCGATGGCTTCGCCGCTGAGCTTGAGGAGGACGCGCTTGAACTTCGGTTGGGGCTTCCGTGCCATGGGCGCTGCGAGTGTGGGGCAGCGGCTTTGAAGCGTCAACGCCCGCTTGGGAACCCGGGGTTGCGGCGGGAAAAACCGCTGCGTGACTTCGGACTGAAGCTTTCCCGCAACTACGCAAGCCCGCGAATCGGCTGTCCGCGGGTCACGGCCTCGATGAGGTTTGGCGGGAGCCCGTCCGTCACGCGCACCTGCCCGATGTCGAGCAGCGTGTGCATGATGGTCGCCATCAGGTCGGGGATCGTCACGGGATTGGACGCCGGCTCGCCGCCGTCGCGCGACGACTGGCCGATGACCTGGCCCATCTTCAACCCGCCGCCGTAGAGCATGAGCGGCGCGAGGTTGCCCCAGTGGTCGCGGCCACCGTTCCGGTTGATGCGCGGCGTGCGGCCCATCTCGCCGCAGCACACGAGGAGGATTTTGTCCCGCAGCCCGCGCGCCTCGACGTCCTCGATGAACGCCGACACCGCGTGGTCGAACGGCGTGCCGACATAGCCCATGCCCTCGGTCATCGTTGCGTTGTTCGCGTCCGCGTGCATGTCCCACACGAAGTTTGTGGTCACCGTGACGAATCCCGCGCCGCGTTCGCACAGGCGCCGCGCGAGGAGCAGCAGCCGGCCGAGCGTCGCCGCGTTCTCCGCGTAGCGCGGATGGTTTTTCCACACGGTGCGGATGGTGTCCTTCGGCACGAGCGGAGCGGTGTCGTAACGCGCCACGAGCCGCGGGTCCTCGCGCGAAAGGTCGAACGCATCGGAGGCGCCGCCGAGCAGCGTGTCGAACGCCTGTTGCTGGAACGCGCCCAACCCGTCGAGCCCGCCGCCCTCGCCCGCGCGGCGCTTCCACTGGTCGAGCGCGCCGAGCAGCGCGCGGCGGTCATTGAGCCGGTCCTGCGGCAGGTTGAGCCTCATGTCCTGCTGCAAGCCCGCGCCCGAGCCCGGCACGAACGGCGCGCAGGCGGGACCGAGTTCGCCCGCGGACTCGAAGTTGCCAAACTGCGCCACCGGCGGCCCCGCCGACGGGTCCACGGCGCGCGGGAACAGCGCGATGTTTGTGGGGATGGCCGAGTCCGGCCGAAGCGGACCCGCGATGCGCGAGTAGAGCGAGCCCATGTTCGCACGCAACGTGTCGCGGCCGACGACGGGCTTGATGTCGTGGTTGCCGTCGCCCGTGACGAACGAGCGCACGACGCTGAACTTGTCCGCGAGCCGTGCGAGTCGCTGGAACGTGCCGCCGAACGTGACGCCGGGGATGGAGGTCTTCACCTCGCCGGTCACGCTGCGGATGCCGTCGGGCGCGTCCATCTTCGGATCGAACGTCTCGATCTGCGACGGCCCGCCGTGCATGAAGAGGAAGATGACCGACTTGTCGCGCAGCGGCAGCTTGTTCGCGCGGGCGAACGCGCGGACGGCAAGCAAATCCGCGAGCGTCCAGCCGCCCAGCGCCAGCCCGCCGACGCTCAGAAAGCGGCGCCGGCGAAGCGATGCACCGGACAAGACGCAGTCTTGAAAGTCTAGCATGGCGTGTGGGCGGGGATTGCCCGGGCTTTGATGGTCGCCACTGTGGGCGCGTCTCCCGCCATTGGCAATTCGAAATCCGGCCGGTGCCCGGCAGCGGGGTGCATCCGATTTCCCGCTCGACTTGGGTCCGGGTGCGCGGAAGATGCGCGGCACGGCTGTCGCGGAAAACCAGCCGCGAATCAAACACCGCATGACTTGCCCGGATTCCCTTCACGCACTGGCTTCCGACGTTCGCGCGCTGATGCGCAGCCCGGGGGCGAGCGATGCAGCCTTTTCCGGACTTGCCCTGCGCCTCTATGCGGCGCAGTCGCACGCCAATCCACCCTACCGGCGCCTGGGCGGGCAGCGCGGGCTCCCGGCATCGGGTGTCGCCTCGTGGCGCGACATCCCGGCGGTGCCCGCGTGCGCGTTCAGGGAGTTTGAGTTCTCGTGCCTCGAACCCGCGGACCGGACCGCCGTCTTCCACTCGAGCGGCACCACGGGCGCAACGCCGAGCCGCCACTTCCACGGGCGCGACTCGCTCGCGCTCTACGACGATTCCGCATGGCACTGGTTCGAAGGTTGCGTGAGACCGGCGGAACGGAGCCGGCTTTTCATTCTCACGCCGCCGCCGGCCGCCGCGCCGCACTCCTCGCTGGTCCGCATGTTCGACACGGTGCGGCGCAAGCTGTCCGCGGGTGACGCGTGTTTCCACGGTCGCGCCGACTCGGCCGGGGCGTGGCACCTGGATTTGGAACCGCTCGCGGATTCCCTCGCCGCGTCGGCGGCGGCGGAGCTGCCGGCGCTTGTTCTCGGCACGGCGTTTTCATTCGTTCACCTGCTGGACGGGCTCGCCGGC from Verrucomicrobiota bacterium includes the following:
- a CDS encoding UMP kinase codes for the protein MARKPQPKFKRVLLKLSGEAIGGEAGSGICPEVVRDMAKQIAEIRALGVQLVIVVGGGNIYRGIQGEERGIDRATGDYMGMLATVINALALQDALEKAGVATRVQTAIAMAQIAETFIRRRAVRHLEKGRVVIFAGGTGNPFFSTDTAAALRANEIGAEVILKATKVDGIYDSDPKKNPRAKKFAEIKYLDALQRQLKVMDSTAFSLCMDNKTPIIVFDLFKPHNIRRVILGEKVGTLVH
- a CDS encoding ribosome recycling factor; this translates as MTVDDILLETEEKMIKTEQHVVSEFSALRTGKASPALIENIQVEAYGATMRLRELASISTPEPRALVVQPFDAGNAKAIEKAIQAANIGLNPSVQGRVIRLFLPELSTERRQELVKVGKKMAEDNRIAIRNERRQAIEALKKLKKDGHISEDDIKGGEEEVQKLTDQYIKKIDDHLAHKEKEIMTV
- the gltB gene encoding glutamate synthase large subunit; the protein is MSQSQTSTQARWHGLPPKQGLYDPRFEHDACGVGFVVNIKGKKSHEILRQGVQILVNLDHRGACGCEPNTGDGAGVLFQIPHKFFQKVATAHDFELPAPGRYGVAMIYMTKKSDDRHHCERIFERVVREEGQTVLGWRTVPTDNSTLGATARAAEPFVRQCFIGRNTRKARDEQTFERKLFIIRKRALTEIRNSGERGTQWWYVPSISCRTIVYKGMLMPGQVDHYYPDLRDPDMETALALVHSRFSTNTFPSWERAHPYRYLAHNGEINTLRGNINWMHARQAMFESDVFGKDINKIFPIINPNGSDSSMFDNCLELLVLAGRPLPHAMMMMIPEPWTNHESMSDERKAFYEYHSCLMEPWDGPASIAFTDGVQIGACLDRNGLRPSRYYVTKDDLVVMASEVGVLDIAPERVLQKGRLQPGRMFLVDTAQGRIIADEEIKDSIAKAQPYRQWINENMVELDKLPDAPHVPEPDHNTVLHRQMAFGYTFEDLRLLMVPMARDGVEAVGSMGTDTPLAVLSQKPQLLYTYFKQLFAQVTNPPIDCIREEIVTSTETTIGSERSLLKPEAESCRLIELKQPILSNEEFAKLKHLNHPHFKSATLPILFKAGEGPGGLEKAMDDLCEAATKAIKDGANVLILSDRGVNKDNAPIPALLAVAGVHHHLIREGTRTRTGLVLESGEPREVHHYSLLIGYGCGAINPYLAYETLDDLIQQGLLTGINHKTAVKNYTKAAVKGVVKVTSKMGISTIQSYRGAQIFEAIGLNDAVIDKYFTWTPSRVGGIGIEAIGREVLTRHEHAFPDRPANGHALDVGGQYQWRADGELHLFNPQTVHKLQKAVRNNDYKTFKEYSALVNSQMRDLYTLRGLLEFKPATAIPIGLVEPVESIMRRFKSGAMSYGSISGEAHETLAIAMNRIGGKSNTGEGGEDPARYAWTNDRGDSKNSAIKQVASGRFGVTSLYLTHAKELQIKMAQGAKPGEGGQLPGGKVYPWIARVRHSTPGVGLISPPPHHDIYSIEDLAELIHDLKNSNREARISVKLVAEVGVGTVAAGVAKAHADVVLISGYDGGTGASPQTSIKHAGIPWELGLAETHQTLVLNNLRARIAVETDGQLKTGRDVILAALLGAEEFGFATGPLVAMGCIMMRVCHLNTCPVGVATQDPRLRGLFPGKPEDVVNFMTFIAQEVRELMAQLGFRTINEMIGRVDVLEPRKAVEHWKARGLDFSNILHSPDVHLSVGRYCQVPQEHGLEKSLDMTILLDLCKPAIEKREKVVVQLPIRNTNRVVGTILGNEITKRHGAGGLPEDTIQLHFKGSAGQSLAAFVPGGVTIRLEGDANDYCGKGLSGGRLIIYPPGGSTFRAEHNIIVGNVALYGATGGEAFIRGMAGERFGVRNSGVCTVVEAVGDHGCEYMTGGTVVVLGRTGRNFAAGMSGGVAYVLDEDGDFARRCNMQMVGLERIEGRDESNAVRDLIERHVIYTGSERGRNVLAMWQAIVPKFVKVMPKDYKRVLASLKKAEAAGLTGDDALTAAFEENSKDAARVGGG
- a CDS encoding DUF1501 domain-containing protein; protein product: MLDFQDCVLSGASLRRRRFLSVGGLALGGWTLADLLAVRAFARANKLPLRDKSVIFLFMHGGPSQIETFDPKMDAPDGIRSVTGEVKTSIPGVTFGGTFQRLARLADKFSVVRSFVTGDGNHDIKPVVGRDTLRANMGSLYSRIAGPLRPDSAIPTNIALFPRAVDPSAGPPVAQFGNFESAGELGPACAPFVPGSGAGLQQDMRLNLPQDRLNDRRALLGALDQWKRRAGEGGGLDGLGAFQQQAFDTLLGGASDAFDLSREDPRLVARYDTAPLVPKDTIRTVWKNHPRYAENAATLGRLLLLARRLCERGAGFVTVTTNFVWDMHADANNATMTEGMGYVGTPFDHAVSAFIEDVEARGLRDKILLVCCGEMGRTPRINRNGGRDHWGNLAPLMLYGGGLKMGQVIGQSSRDGGEPASNPVTIPDLMATIMHTLLDIGQVRVTDGLPPNLIEAVTRGQPIRGLA
- a CDS encoding glutamate synthase subunit beta, with the translated sequence MGKPTGFLEFTRQLPADREPLVRTADWREFHDPMPEPKLREQGARCMDCGVPFCHTGQLLSGMASGCPINNLIPEWNDLIYRGLWQEALERLHKTNNFPEFTGRVCPAPCEGSCVLGLSAPPVTIKNIENAIIDRGWDEGWVKPEPPATRTGKKVAVVGSGPAGLSAAAQLNRVGHRVLVFERADRPGGLLMYGIPNMKLDKNEVVLRRLKLMEEEGIKFVCNCEVGKDLTTKQLMEEFDAVVLATGATKPRDLPIEGRQLKGVHFAMEFLHNNTKALLDQHKNGSFITAGGKDVVVIGGGDTGTDCVGTAMRHGCKSLVQVEILPKPPLDRAKDNPWPEWPRTYKLDYGQEEAAAKFGADPRVYLTTATKFEGDENGQVKAVHLINVEWSRNEKGQFIPKNIPGTERVLPAQLVLLAMGFLGPEQPLLEALGVERDPRSNVKADHGKFQTSLPNVFAAGDCRRGQSLVVWAFNEGRGAARECDRYLMGATNLP